Proteins co-encoded in one Gossypium arboreum isolate Shixiya-1 chromosome 11, ASM2569848v2, whole genome shotgun sequence genomic window:
- the LOC108471464 gene encoding BTB/POZ and MATH domain-containing protein 2-like: MGRVLRETLKPSTSSVSATTTSTSVTETVNGSHQFKITGYSLSKGSGIGKYIASDTFMVGGYLWAIYFYPDGKSPEDNAAYISLFIALASEGTDVRALFELTLLDQSGKERHKVHSHFGRTLESGPYTLKYRGSMWGYKRFFKRTLLEQSDYLKDDCLSVHCSVGVVMSHTEGPKIFSIAVPPSNIGHHFGQLLESGKQTDVSFEVDGEFFPAHKLVLAARSPVFRAQLFGPMKDHNTKQIEVEDMEAPVFKALLHFIYWDSLPDMEELTGLTSKWASTLMSQHLLAAADRYGLDRLRLMCEANLCEVVAINTVATTLALAEQHHCFRLKAVCLKFVAMPENLRAVMQTDGFEYLKQSCPSVLTELLEYVARVNEHPVIVCRHGNEAILDGSDANGRRVKQRL; this comes from the exons ATGGGGAGGGTTTTACGGGAAACGTTGAAGCCATCGACCTCCTCCGTCAGCGCCACCACGACGTCGACGTCGGTGACGGAGACGGTGAACGGGTCACATCAGTTCAAGATCACGGGGTATTCGCTCTCGAAAGGTTCTGGGATAGGCAAATACATAGCTTCAGACACATTCATGGTGGGTGGATATTTGTGGGCGATCTATTTTTATCCCGATGGGAAAAGCCCCGAAGACAATGCCGCCTACATTTCGTTGTTCATTGCCTTGGCGAGCGAGGGGACCGACGTTAGGGCGCTCTTTGAGCTCACACTTTTGGATCAAAGCGGCAAAGAGAGGCATAAGGTTCATAGCCATTTTGGGAGGACGCTTGAGAGTGGGCCCTATACGCTTAAGTATCGCGGCAGCATGtg GGGATATAAACGATTTTTCAAAAGAACGCTACTGGAACAATCAGACTACCTCAAGGATGATTGTCTATCTGTTCACTGTAGTGTTGGCGTTGTTATGTCACATACTGAGGGTCCTAAGATTTTCTCCATAGCTGTTCCGCCTTCAAACATTGGTCATCATTTTGGACAGCTACTAGAAAGTGGAAAGCAAACTGATGTTAGCTTTGAAGTTGATGGGGAATTCTTTCCAGCCCACAAGTTGGTACTTGCTGCTCGTTCACCCGTGTTTAGGGCACAACTTTTTGGTCCAATGAAGGATCATAATACAAAGCAAATAGAAGTTGAAGATATGGAAGCTCCTGTTTTTAAG GCCCTACTTCATTTTATATACTGGGATTCTCTTCCCGACATGGAGGAGCTCACTGGTCTCACCTCAAAGTGGGCCTCTACTTTGATGTCTCAACATCTGCTCGCAGCTGCTGATAGGTATGGACTAGACAGGCTGCGACTAATGTGTGAGGCTAACCTTTGTGAGGTTGTTGCCATTAACACTGTGGCAACTACTTTGGCCTTGGCTGAACAACACCATTGTTTCCGACTGAAAGCTGTGTGTCTCAAGTTTGTTGCAATGCCCGAAAATCTAAGGG CTGTAATGCAAACTGATGGTTTTGAGTACTTGAAGCAAAGTTGCCCTTCTGTCCTGACTGAGCTATTGGAGTATGTGGCTAGAGTGAATGAACACCCAGTGATCGTATGCAGACATGGGAATGAAGCCATCCTCGACGGAAGTGATGCCAATGGTAGGCGGGTGAAGCAACGGCTATAG
- the LOC108473953 gene encoding sm-like protein LSM2: MLFFSYFKDLVGREVTVELKNDLAIRGTLHSVDQYLNIKLENTRVVDQDKYPHMLSVRNCFIRGSVVRYVQLPPEGVDIELLHDATRREARGG; this comes from the exons ATG TTGTTTTTTTCGTATTTCAAGGACTTAGTGGGAAGAGAAGTGACGGTGGAGCTGAAGAATGATTTAGCAATTAGAGGAACTCTTCACTCCGTTGATCAATATCTCAACATCAAGCTCGAGAATACTAGGGTTGTCGATCAAGACAAGTATCCTCACATG CTTTCAGTGAGGAACTGTTTCATAAGGGGTTCGGTTGTGAGGTACGTCCAGCTACCTCCCGAGGGAGTCGACATTGAATTGCTTCATGATGCCACAAGAAGAGAAGCTCGGGGAGGCTGA
- the LOC108471465 gene encoding heavy metal-associated isoprenylated plant protein 42-like produces MADAPTVPSCVLKVNVHCCPACPKKVKKMLQKINGVDAVDIDTENGLVTVHGIVQLSTLIQTISEKMGKKAELYAYEKNPKTNNEKLDNENTCSACKYEEKNQTCSFADKSNDGKAKDPVSQGPEVSNHPQLVTEKKKHWLGCWFGKKSSVEPRMFGSFGGTRPGCYAWLPPPPLPPAFRLPSYRCRQYRPVYPYSPPYQITKPPRPYPYDFYEDTEPPIGNSVFHTFHDDNVNACSII; encoded by the exons ATGGCAGATGCTCCGACTGTCCCA AGTTGTGTTTTGAAAGTGAACGTTCATTGCTGTCCTGCATGTCCCAAGAAAGTGAAGAAAATGTTGCAGAAAATCAATG GGGTGGATGCCGTCGACATAGATACCGAAAACGGGCTGGTCACTGTTCATGGCATTGTCCAACTCTCTACGCTCATTCAAACGATATCAGAAAAGATGGGCAAAAAAGCAGAGCTTTACGCCTACGAGAAGAACCCCAAGACTAATAACGAGAAACTAGACAATGAGAACACTTGTTCTGCTTGTAAATACGAGGAAAAGAACCAAACATGTTCTTTTGCTGATAAATCTAATGACGGTAAAGCTAAAGACCCTGTCTCACAAGGACCCGAAGTATCGAATCACCCACAACTTGTCACGGAAAAGAAGAAACACTGGCTTGGTTGTTGGTTTGGCAAGAAGAGCAGTGTTGAACCAAGAATGTTTGGCAGTTTTGGAGGAACAAGGCCAGGGTGTTACGCATGGCTGCCGCCACCACCATTGCCACCTGCATTTCGACTGCCATCATATAGATGTAGACAATATCGACCAGTTTATCCTTACTCGCCACCTTACCAGATAACAAAGCCGCCGCGACCATATCCCTATGATTTCTATGAGGATACGGAACCGCCAATAGGCAACTCTGTTTTTCACACATTTCATGATGATAATGTTAATGCTTGCAGCATAATCTGA